From Bradyrhizobium sp. 4:
GTCGGCCGCGAGCGGGATCGGCGATTTTGGCTCGGGCGCGGGCTGCTGTGGACCTGACGCATTCGCGATCACGCGCAGCGTGTCGATGATCTGCGCGCGCTTCTTGTCGTCCTGCAGCGTCTCCAGCGCGCGCCTGGCCTCGTCGGGCGACAACGCGGCAGCGCTAGTGGCCGCCGGTGCGGGCGGCGCGGCGCGGGTGCTGGAGAGAGATGAGATCGCGATCAAGAGCGCGGCGAGAAGCGCGGAGGCAAGCTTATGCGACACGAGGGATTCCCTGGGAAAAATAAATGCGACGGCGACGTCGGGACCGTCACCGCCGAAGCACATGCATCATGTCGGATCGACGCTATTCGCCCGGGCGCTGTGTCGGAAGTTGGCCAATGAGGCGACATTCTCTTGGCATTTGCCGCGGTGCAGGAAACGGGAACCGCGGTCTCAAGCTGGGACGTGCGCCACTGGAATGAGGACGCACAAAACCTCTACCGTCACTCCGGGAGTCGGACCGGAATGACGGCGATGAGGAGGAGAGAAGCAGGATGTCAAAAGCGCGACGGCCGCGTCACGGCCATCCGACATAATTCGGTGTGATGCAATCGATGTGCTGCAGAATACAGCGCCGGGCAGGTAGGGGCTATGCCACACTGATGCAGCCCTCTAAACCTTGGCCCGGCGTGCCGTTCGCGGTTTTCTGCCGCTATGCGATAGTCCGAACGAGCTCCATCGCACTTACCGCGGCTGGATCTGCGGAGGTGGTGTCATAGACCTCCCCTTGCTCTTGATGTGGACGTTGCGCGTCGCTTGTTTGCGACCATTACGATGGTCCTCCCGTGACACAGGACTGTCAAGCAAGATCAACGGCCGCGGTATCACATTTGAGGACGCGTTCCATCTCACTGCGACGGATTCGCTGCAGCGAAATACGGGAAGTAGATGAATTACGAGACTGCCCTTCCTGCAAACGTGAACCGCTTCTGCTACGGGTGGGGCGCCGGTCCCGAGGAATTTGGGATGATGACATCATGCCCCTGTTTTGCCCGACGGGTCAAACGATTTCGTTAAATCCGCAAGCGCTCGCGCAGACCTTCAAGTCATTGATTTCATTATCCCCGTCTACTGTGCATGGGGTTGTTTTCGCGTTTTTTGTTTCTTGTCCGCCTTCTCCTCTTTCTCCAGCGCCTTGCGCACCTCGTCGAACTCGCCCAGCGAGGCCTTGTCGGCGCGGGGGAAGCGCAGATCAAGCTTTTCGAGCGCCGCGACGATGGCCGACCCGATCACGACGCGCGCGAACCATTTGTGGTCGGCCGGCACGACATACCACGGCGCATGAGGCGTTGCCGTGTGCCGGACGATGTCCTGATAGACCGCCTGGTAGCGCGGCCACAGCGCGCGTTCCTTGATGTCGTCCATGGAGAACTTCCACTGCTTGGACGGATCCTCCAGCCGATCGAGGAAGCGCTCGCGCTGCTCGTCCTTGGACAGGTTGAGGAAGAATTTCAGCACCACGGTGCCGTTACGCGAGAGATAGCGCTCCCACGCAGAGATGTCCTCGAATCGCTCTTTCCAGATGTTCTTGGTGAGGAGCTTCTGCGGCAGCTTCTCCTTGGCGAGGATCTCCGGGTGCACGCGCGTCACCAGGCATTCCTCGTAGTGGGAGCGGTTGAAGATGCCGATATGGCCGCGCTCCGGCAGCGCGATCGCGTGGCGCCAGAGGAAATCGTGATCGAGCTCCTTGCTGCTCGGCGCCTTGAAGGCACTGACTGCGCAGCCCTGCGGATTGATGCCCTCGAAGATCGCCTTGATCGCAGAATCCTTGCCGCCGGCGTCCATCGCCTGGAACACGATCAGCACCGACCAGCGGTCCTGGGCGTAGAGCTTCTCCTGAAACGCGATCAGCCGCTTCATGTTGGCATCGAGAATCTCCTGGGCCTTCTCCTTGTCGAGGTCGCCCTTCTCGTTGGTCTTGTGATCCTTGAGATGAAACTTGCCCGAACCATCGTAGCGGAATGGCGTGATGTAGCGGTCAAGTTCCTGGGCGAGCGATTTGGACGACTTCTTGCTCATGAGCGCGGGACACCTTGCGTTGCGGCTTCAATCGATCGAGCAAGCTACCAAGGATGCCCTTCGGAAGGAATATGATGAAAAGCACGAGCAGCACGCCGTAGACGAGATTGTCCCAGCCGACCGCCTTGGTACCGAAGCCGATGCGCAGGGTCTCGGCCAGCATAATCGTGATGACGGCGCCGAAGGTCGGGCCGAGCGAGACGAACAGGCCGCCGACGATGGCCGCGAACACCATCTGGAGCGACACCGCGATGCCGCTGACGGTGTCGGGCGTGATGAACATCTGGTACTGGCAGTAGATCGCGCCGGCGAGCGCCGTCATCAACGCGCTGAGCAGCGTGATCTTCAGCTTCTCCGCGGTGACGTCGACGCCGGCGGCAGCCGCGGCGTCCTCGTCCTCCGAGATCGCCTCCAGCGCATAGCGGGCCATGCTGCGGTCGACCCAGTGCCAGACCACGATGCCGAACAGCCAGACCCCGAGCGCGATCAGGTACCAGGTGATCTTGTCGTCGAATTGCAGCGACCAGAGCTTGTTGCCTGCGGCCCGGTTCGGCGTGTAGCCGAGCGAGCCGCCGGTGTAGTCGCGCGTCGCCGTGATGACCTGGAGCACGATGCCGGAGAGCGCGAGCGTCACCAGCACGAAATAGTGCCCGGTGATGCGGAAGCGGAAACAGGGATAGCCGACGATCAGCGCCAGCGCGCCGGCCGCGACCATGCCGATGGGGATACCGATCCAGGGCGACCATCCCAGGTGATTCCAGAGTAGCGCGGTGACATAGGCGCCTATTCCCATGAACCCGCCATGGCCGAGCGAGACGAGGCCGAACCGCCCCATCATCGACCAGGACGTATAGGCGAACGACCAGATCAGGATCAGCACCAGGATGTGCAGATGATAGGGATCGCGATAGACGAAAGGCAGCGCGACCAGCGCCGCCAATCCCACCGCCCAGGCAGCAAGCCGTCCCCGCCCCATCATCGGCGCCTCGCGAGCAGGCCCGCGGGCCGGATGAACATCATGACGATGAAGAAGGCGAAGGCGAGCACATAGCCCCATTCGAGATCGGAGAACAGGCCGCCGAGCGAGATGATCTCGGCGAACACGAAGGCGGCGATGAAGCCGCCGATGAAATTGCCGAGGCCCCCGAGCACGCAGATCAGGAACGTGATCGGTCCGAACGACAGGCCGACGAAGGGATGCACGTCATATTGCAGCACAAGGAGGCAGGCGGCGAGCCCGGCCAGCCCCCCGCCGATCGCGGAGGTGATGAGATAGATCCGCTTGGTATCGACGCCCATCAGCGCCATGATCTGCCGGTCCTGCGAGATCGCGCGGATCGCGGTGCCGGTGAAGGTCCGCGTCATGAACAGATAGACCGCGACCATGCCGACCAGCGCGGCCAGGAAGGACAGAAGTCGTGCGTAGCTGAAATTCATGTCGCCGAAGGCGAGCACCGGCAGGCGAATACCGAGGTTGCGGAAGTCGATGCCGAAGGCGACGGTGGCAAAGCTCTGCAGCACGAACAGCACCCCGCCGGTCGCCAGCAACTGGTTGATCGGCGGCGCAGTGAGGAGCGGCGCGATCACGAGGTAATGCAGCGCCGCGCCGAGCACCGCGACCAGCAGGATGGTGAGCGGCGCGGCGAGGAAGTAACTGATGCCGTAATACTGCACCAGGAAGTACATGGCGTACATGCCGATCATCACCAGCTCGGCATAGCAGATCCAGGTCACGTCGATGACGCCGAAGATCAAATTGAGCCCGAGCGCGAGCAACGCCAGCACGCCGCCGAGCAGGATGCCGTTGATCACGGCCTCCAGCAGGTAGATGTCGAAAATGTCCAGAAATGCTTGCATGCCCGCATGAACCTCACACCCCGAGATAAGCTTCCTTGACCGTGTCGCTCGCCAGCATCTCGGCCGAGGTGCCTGAGGACCTGATCGTGCCCGCCTCGATCAGATAGGCGCGATCGACCACCTTCAGCACCTGCTGCACATTCTGCTCGACGATCAGCACGGTCAGCCCGCTGGCGCGGATCCGCTTCACCAGCTCGAACACCTGTTGCACCACGACCGGCGCGAGCCCCGCCGACGGCTCGTCGAGCAGCAGCAGCTTTGGATTCGACATCAGCGCGCGGCCGATCGCGCACATCTGCTGCTCGCCGCCGGACATGGTGCCGGCCATCTGGTGGCGGCGCTCCTTCAGGCGCGGAAACAGCTCGAACACCACGTCCAGCCGCTCGGCATAGTGGCCGCGCGCCTCCTGCATGAAGGCACCCATCTTGAGATTGTCGTCGACCGAGAGCTGCGGAAACAGCCGCCGGTTCTCCGGCACATGCGCGATCCCGAGGCTGACAATCTTGTGCGGCGGCGTGGCCACGACGTCGACGGCTTCCATTCTGATCGAGCCACGCGAGGGACGGATCAGCCCGGAGATGACGCGCATCAGCGTGGTCTTGCCGGCCCCATTCGGCCCGATGACGCCGACGGCCTCCCCCGCCTTCACGTCGAGATCGACGCCGAACAGTGCCTGGAAGGTGCCATAGCCGGCATTGACGCCGCGGAGCTCAAGCATCACTGCACCCCCGCGCGGCGGCGCGCTGCGGCGGCCGCGGCCTGCGTGGTCTCGGCATCGGTGCCGAGATAGACCTCGATGACACGGGGATCGCCGGCAACGGCACTTGGCAATCCTTCCGAGATCTTCTCGCCGTGATCGAGCACCATGACGCGATCGACGACGCGCATCAGCACGCCCATGATGTGCTCGACCCAGATGATGGTGATGCCGAGTTCGTCGCGGATGTTGCGCAGCATGTTGGCCGCCTGCCCCATCTCGGCCTCGTCGAGGCCGCCGAGGCTCTCGTCGGCCAGCAGGAGTTTTGGCGCGGTGGCGAGCGCTTTCGCCAGCTCGAGCTTCTTCAGGCCGGCTGCGCCGAGGCCATCGACGCTGGCATGGCGATCGGTCGGCAGGCCGACCATCGCCAGCGATCTTTCGGCCGCCTCCTCGGCCCTGGCACGGCTGTGGCGGCCCTGGCCGTAAAATCCGGCGAGCGCGACGTTCTCGAAGATCGTCAGGCGACGGAATGGCCGCGGGATCTGGAAGGTGCGGCCGATGCCGCTGTTGATGATCCGGTGCGGCGGAAGGCCTGCGATCTCGGAGCCGTCGAACAGGATCGAACCGGACGTCGGCGCCAGCGTGCCCGAGAGCATATTGAAGATCGTGCTCTTGCCCGAGCCGTTGGGGCCGATCAGGCCGAGGATCTCGCCCTGGCCGACCTTGAACGACACATTGTTGACGGCGGTGAAGCCGCCAAACCGCTTCACCAGCCCGCTGACTTCCAGCACCGTCCCGCTCTCCTCTCTGCGCGCATTTGCGCTACTGGTTGCTGTAGGTGGTGCCCTTCGGCAACGGCAGCACGGCCTCGCGCTGCGCCTGGCTCTTGGGCCACACCACCGAGGACTTGTCGTCGATGTACTGGATCACGACCGGAAACGAGCGCTCGTTCTGCCCGGCCATCGGCGTGCCCTCGCCGTAAAACTTGACGCCGAAGCCGAGCATGGTGCCGCCCTCGGGAATATCAGTGTCGAGCGCAGCTTTGCGCAGCGCATCTGGATCGACGCCACCGTACTTCTTGATCGCACGCGGCAGCACGTCATTCATGAACACATAAGTGTTGGACGCACCGATGCCGACATGCGCCGAGCGGATGGCGACGCCGGGCCGGATCTTGTCGAATTCCTCGCCGACCATCTTGATCACAGGCGGGAGCTTGGGATCCATGGTCTTCTGGTTGGCAAGCCAGATCGAGATCGGGTCGGTGTTGAAGATGTAGGTGGCATCGGCCCCCATGCCTTCCTTCAGTTTTTCATAGACCCCGTAACCCGCACCATGCCCCATCAGCGCGCCGAATTTCAGCCCCTGCTCGCGCGCCTGACGCAGCAACAGCGTGATATCGGGGTTGTAGCCGGTGTGGAAAATGACGTCGGGCTTGGCGCGCTTCAACTTGGTCACCAGCGCGGAGAGGTCAGGCGCGGTGGCCGAATAGCCTTCCTTCATCACGACGTTGAAGCCCGCCTTTTTCGCGCCGGCCTCGTTGCCCCTGGACACGTCGACGCCATAGGCGCCGTCCTCGTGAATGATCGCGACGCGCAGATCCTTCGGCTCCTTGTCGAACTTCGCCTTGGCGTTCTGCGCGATGAAATCCATCGTCATCATGCCGAACTGGTCGCCGCTCGCTTGCGGGCGGAAGACGTATTTGTAACCCTTCTCGTTGAACACGGCCGACGAGATGCAGGTCGTCATCCACATGAACTTCTTGAGCTGCTCGACACGGGCCGCGACCGGCACGCATTGCGCCGAGGAGAAGAAGCCGAGCACCATGTCGACCTTTTCCTGCTCGAGCAGGCGAACGGATTCGTTGATCGCGATGTCGGGCTTGCTCTGCGCATCGGCATAGACCGCTTCGATCTTGTAACCCTCGACGCCGGTCCTGGCGAAATGGTCGAGGACGATCTTTGCTCCAATATAGCCGAGTTCAGAGCCGCCGCCGGCGAGAGGCCCTGTCAAATCGAAAACGACGCCGATCTTGATCTTCTTATCTTTGCCTTGATCCTGGGCCTGGGCGGACAGCGCCAAGCCCGTCGCTGATATCGCGACCAACAGCCCACGTACCAAACGGGCAGCCATGCGCACGCGCATCAAAACCTCCCTGGCCGATTGTGCATTGCATTCTTTTTGCTTTTGTATTTTTGCCCATCACATGGGCTGGGCGCAGCGATGTCAAGCCTCGCGCGTCAGCGCAACGCGAACTGCTGCTCGACGAAGGCCGTGACAAATCGCGGCATGGACGGCGTGAGATCGCTCATTCCGCGCACGAGATGGATAGCCGACAGCTCCGGCTCGGCCTCGCGCGCCAGATTGGCTTCGATCCGCGCACGCGCCACATCACCCGGCATGTCCAGGTTGATAATTTGCAACATGGCAATCGTGGGGCCGGTGACGACGCAGTGCCAGTCCGGTTCGACCCGATAGTCGGCCGCGGTGAGGCCGGTCTCTTCCTCGAGTTCGCGGATCACGCTGCCGGGAATGTCCAGCGTGTCGCCCCTGACGTCGTCGAGATCGGGCGTGCCCGATGGGAAATAGATCCGGCCTGCATTGGCGGTATGCTGCGCCATCTCGCCCATCACGAATGCGCCGTCGGAGCTACGCAGCGCGCCCATGCCAAAACCGTTGAACACGGCCTTGTCGGGAAAGCCCAGTCGCGCCAGGCGAGGAAGCTCGCGAAATCGGTCTCGAAATAGGTCGCGGCGAGATGGCCGTCGGTAAACACGGCATCCCGCCCGATCAGGACGCGACCGTTCCAGATCTTTGGCCGCTCGCGCTGCTTCTCGGCGAAATGCGTGGCGATCTCGTCACGCCGCTCCTCCGCGAACGGCCAGACGATCGGCCGGACGGCAAGATCAAGCGTCGTGACCCGATGGATTGTCAGTGACGTCATGACGCTTGGTTACCGAGCCTTGGCGTCAGTTATTTGGCGCTCCCCGTGGTCTTCTTGGCCTGCTCGACATATTTGTTGGTGAAGGTCTTGCTGACGTCGATCTTGGCGTTCGCCACGTCGGGGGAGCCGACGCTGAAAACCGCGAGCACTGCGTCGGCGCCCTTCGGGTCCATCTTGCCGGTTTCGGAGAACATCGGGATCGTGTTCTTCAGCGCCGCGAGATAGAGGTCCTTGTTCTTGCCGACCGTCTCCTCCGGCATCTTCGCCATGATCTCCTCGGGCGAGTGCGAGTGGATCCAGGCGAGCGTGCCCAGGATCGCATTGGTCAGCGCCTG
This genomic window contains:
- a CDS encoding ABC transporter substrate-binding protein, giving the protein MRVRMAARLVRGLLVAISATGLALSAQAQDQGKDKKIKIGVVFDLTGPLAGGGSELGYIGAKIVLDHFARTGVEGYKIEAVYADAQSKPDIAINESVRLLEQEKVDMVLGFFSSAQCVPVAARVEQLKKFMWMTTCISSAVFNEKGYKYVFRPQASGDQFGMMTMDFIAQNAKAKFDKEPKDLRVAIIHEDGAYGVDVSRGNEAGAKKAGFNVVMKEGYSATAPDLSALVTKLKRAKPDVIFHTGYNPDITLLLRQAREQGLKFGALMGHGAGYGVYEKLKEGMGADATYIFNTDPISIWLANQKTMDPKLPPVIKMVGEEFDKIRPGVAIRSAHVGIGASNTYVFMNDVLPRAIKKYGGVDPDALRKAALDTDIPEGGTMLGFGVKFYGEGTPMAGQNERSFPVVIQYIDDKSSVVWPKSQAQREAVLPLPKGTTYSNQ
- a CDS encoding branched-chain amino acid ABC transporter permease, which produces MQAFLDIFDIYLLEAVINGILLGGVLALLALGLNLIFGVIDVTWICYAELVMIGMYAMYFLVQYYGISYFLAAPLTILLVAVLGAALHYLVIAPLLTAPPINQLLATGGVLFVLQSFATVAFGIDFRNLGIRLPVLAFGDMNFSYARLLSFLAALVGMVAVYLFMTRTFTGTAIRAISQDRQIMALMGVDTKRIYLITSAIGGGLAGLAACLLVLQYDVHPFVGLSFGPITFLICVLGGLGNFIGGFIAAFVFAEIISLGGLFSDLEWGYVLAFAFFIVMMFIRPAGLLARRR
- a CDS encoding polyphosphate kinase 2 family protein, translated to MSKKSSKSLAQELDRYITPFRYDGSGKFHLKDHKTNEKGDLDKEKAQEILDANMKRLIAFQEKLYAQDRWSVLIVFQAMDAGGKDSAIKAIFEGINPQGCAVSAFKAPSSKELDHDFLWRHAIALPERGHIGIFNRSHYEECLVTRVHPEILAKEKLPQKLLTKNIWKERFEDISAWERYLSRNGTVVLKFFLNLSKDEQRERFLDRLEDPSKQWKFSMDDIKERALWPRYQAVYQDIVRHTATPHAPWYVVPADHKWFARVVIGSAIVAALEKLDLRFPRADKASLGEFDEVRKALEKEEKADKKQKTRKQPHAQ
- a CDS encoding branched-chain amino acid ABC transporter permease; the protein is MMGRGRLAAWAVGLAALVALPFVYRDPYHLHILVLILIWSFAYTSWSMMGRFGLVSLGHGGFMGIGAYVTALLWNHLGWSPWIGIPIGMVAAGALALIVGYPCFRFRITGHYFVLVTLALSGIVLQVITATRDYTGGSLGYTPNRAAGNKLWSLQFDDKITWYLIALGVWLFGIVVWHWVDRSMARYALEAISEDEDAAAAAGVDVTAEKLKITLLSALMTALAGAIYCQYQMFITPDTVSGIAVSLQMVFAAIVGGLFVSLGPTFGAVITIMLAETLRIGFGTKAVGWDNLVYGVLLVLFIIFLPKGILGSLLDRLKPQRKVSRAHEQEVVQIARPGT
- a CDS encoding ABC transporter ATP-binding protein; protein product: MLEVSGLVKRFGGFTAVNNVSFKVGQGEILGLIGPNGSGKSTIFNMLSGTLAPTSGSILFDGSEIAGLPPHRIINSGIGRTFQIPRPFRRLTIFENVALAGFYGQGRHSRARAEEAAERSLAMVGLPTDRHASVDGLGAAGLKKLELAKALATAPKLLLADESLGGLDEAEMGQAANMLRNIRDELGITIIWVEHIMGVLMRVVDRVMVLDHGEKISEGLPSAVAGDPRVIEVYLGTDAETTQAAAAAARRRAGVQ
- a CDS encoding ABC transporter ATP-binding protein, whose translation is MLELRGVNAGYGTFQALFGVDLDVKAGEAVGVIGPNGAGKTTLMRVISGLIRPSRGSIRMEAVDVVATPPHKIVSLGIAHVPENRRLFPQLSVDDNLKMGAFMQEARGHYAERLDVVFELFPRLKERRHQMAGTMSGGEQQMCAIGRALMSNPKLLLLDEPSAGLAPVVVQQVFELVKRIRASGLTVLIVEQNVQQVLKVVDRAYLIEAGTIRSSGTSAEMLASDTVKEAYLGV